Below is a genomic region from Salvelinus fontinalis isolate EN_2023a chromosome 38, ASM2944872v1, whole genome shotgun sequence.
CAGGTGAAGCAGAATGTTATTTGAGTCATTTGAAAACAGTAGCAGTATTTTAGCAATTAATCCAGTATTCTCCAAAATTAGGAAATGTCACTGCGCACTCCGCATGATGACTAGTTATCATTACATCCATCGTGTGGCAACATTAACATGATAGCCTTCTTAAAATGTCCAAGGCAACTTGTGTGACTGGGCCATAATGCATGTTGAGGCTGAGTTTTAGGTTTATTTTGtgtctctatactctctctcctgCACTCCTCCAGCTCCCAGCATTCCAGGCCAGAGTAGAGTTGTAGAGTAGGCCTAAAGCCTGACCACagagcagcagagaggagagggactgagaCTGAGGGAAAAGCAGTCCTCTGTGTGCTCTGGCCTGGGCTGCTGGCTGTACAAGAACTTCCTGACAAACCAGTAGCAAGCCAGGCATCAGGAAGATGCACTGACagaaagggaggcagacagagagagacctagcatacacataaactcagcaaaaaaataaatgtcctctcactgtcaactgcgttgattttcagcaaacttaacatgtgtaaatatttgtatgaacacaacaagattcaacaactgagacataaactgaacaagttccacagacctgtgactaacagaaatggaataatgtgtccctgaacaaagggggggggtcaaaatcaaaagtaacagtctgtatctggtgtggccaccagctgcattaagtactgcagtgcatctcctccttatggactgcaccagatttgccagttcatgctgtgagatgttaccccactcttcaacaaaggcacctgcaagttcccggacatttctgggggcaatggccctagccctcactctctgatccaacaggtcccatgacgtgctcaatgggattgagatccgggctcttcgttggccatggcagaacactgacattcctgtcttgcaggaaatcacgcacagaacgagcagtacggctggtggcattgtcatgctggagggtcatgtcaggatgagcctgcaggaagggtaccacatgagggatgaggatgtcttccctgtaacgcacagcgttgagattacctgcaataacaacaagctcagtccgatgatgctgtgacacaccgacccagaccatgacggaccctccaaatcaatcccgctcctgagtacaggcctcggtgtaacactcattccttcgacgataaacgtgaattcgaccatcaccccaggtgagacaaaaccacgactcgtcagtgaagggcactttttgtcagtcctgtctggtccagcgacggtgggtttgtgcctataggcgacgatgttgccagtgatgtctggtgaggacctgccttacaacaggcctacaagcccccagtccagcctctctcagcctattgcagacagtctgggcgctgatggagggattgtgcgttcctggtgtaactcgggcagttgttgttgccatcctgtacctgtcccacaggtgtgatgttcggatgaaccgatcctgtgcaggtgttgttacacatggtttgccactgcgaggacgatcagctgtccgtcctgtctccctgtagcgctgtcttaggcgtctcacagtacggacattgcaatttttactctttgcagcatgcctaaggcacgttcacgtagatgagcagggaccctgggcatctttcttttggtgtttttcagagtcagtagaaaggcctctttagtgtcctaagttttcataactgtgaccttaattgcctaccgtctgtaagccgtTAGTGTcataacaaccgttccacaggtgcatgttcattaattgtttatggttcatagaacaagcatgggaaacagtgtttaaatcctttacattgatgatctgtgaagttatttggggttttacgaattatctttgaaagacagggtcgtgAAAAAaggaagtttctttttttgctgagtttagtatgtGTGTCataaatggcagcctattccctatgggcccgggtcaaaagtagtgtaccatATAGAGAATATGATGCCATTGGTGATGCAGCCTTAGTATATGTTCAGTCAGCGAAGTCAAATCAATAAGGGCTTGAAATTAAAGCATGTACTGTACGTCCATAGAGGTCGGTCAGTGGTACTCTTATAGGCGGAAAACACAGCCCATATAACTATGAATCCAGAGACTAGAAGTGGATATCATTCAGCTAAATGACCTGAAGGTTGCTTAGGCACTGCTTTGACTCAAGTCCTCAACGCTGTGCCAAGCACTTAATACATCTCACCGATACTCAACATTTTCACAACGACAATGTGGAGTGTTCTTCAGCACACCTGCTAACCTGTCTGAGActaagggctcgattcaatccgtaGCTCAGAATATCTGCGTTGTAGCGCAGTtcacatttaaaggtaatttccgattgagctgaCGTATCGCttaccatgaatgcagtctccgcaaccttgggaacattgcctttaattgTCAATCGTGCTATAAAGCGGATCTTCAGCGCAACGGATTGAATTGAGCCCTAACTGTCTGTATACATAAACTACTGGACATGAgctatatacagtggcaagaaaaagtatgtgaaccctttggaattacctggacttctacataaattggtcatcaaaattgatctgatcttcatctaagtcacaacaatagacaaacacagtctgcttaaactaataacacacaaacaattatacattttcatgtctttattgaaaacaccgtgtaaacattcacagtgcagggtggaaaaagtatgtgaacccctggatttaataactggttgaccctcctttggcagcaataacctcaaccaaatgttttctgtagttgcggatcagacctgcacagcggtcaggaggaattttggaccattcctcatTACAAAACtgcttcagttcagcaatattcttgggatgtttGGTGTGGACCGCTCTCTTGAcatcatgccacagcatctcaatcgggttgaggtcaggactctgactgagcaactccagaaggcgtatcttcttctgttgaagccatttggttgttgatttacttctgtgttttgggttgttgtcctgttgcatcacacaacttctgttgagcttcaactggcagacagatagccttacattctcctgcaaaatgtcttgataaacttggcaattaatttttccgtcgatgattgcaagctgtccaggccctgaggcagcaaagcagcttcaaaccatgatgctccctccaccatactttacagttgggatgaggttttgatgttggtgtaccgtgcatttttttctccacacatattgttgtgtgttccttccaaacaactcaactttagtttcatctgtccacagaatattttgccagttgcACTGAGGAACATCCGagatgctcttttgcgaacttcagacgtgcagaaaTGTTtgtttggacagcagtggcttgtTCCATGGTGtcttcccatgaacaccattcttgtttagtgttttacatattgtagactcgtcaacagagatgttagcatgttccggAGATTTCTgttagtctttagctgacactaggattcttcttaacctcattgtgcattctgcgctgtgctcttgctgttatctttgcaggacggccactcctagggagagtagcaacagtgctgaactttctccatttatagacaatttgtcttaccgtggactgatgaacaccAAGGCttttttttgtaaccctttccagctatATGCAAGTCAACAtttcttaatcttgggtcttctgagatgtcttttgttcgaggcatggttcacatcaggcaatggcTCTTGggaatagcaaactcacattttgtgagtattttttatagggcagggcaggtCTAactaacatctccaatctcgtctcaattTTTGTACTCAAGGTtaactgactcctgactccaattagcttttagaGAAGGcataggggttcacatacttttcccaacctaaaCTGTGAATGTCTAAATTATgtgttcaatatagacaagaaaaatacaatactttgtgtgttattagtttaagcacactctgtttgtctgttgttgtgacttagatgaagatcagatcaaatgttatgaccaatttatgcagaaatcaagataattccaaagggttcacatactttttcttgccactgtatatagtTCACATGAAGTTACAGTCAGCTTAGCTACAAACTATACAGCCACAGACTTCAGAGAAGCTTGGACACAATAGATACAGGAGTGAACAGAAAAACAACCCCTATTAAAGACAACAAAAAAACTAGTCTAAACAATGGCTGTATGAAAGTTGAGTAACTGACCTACGTCTGTGACTGCCAGACATGGGACACAAGCTATTTTAAGTGCAAAGCAACAATGTCCCTACACAAGCAAGGCCTCTGAGCGTTCACTGTGCATACCAACCATTCACAAGATTCCCATCCACCTCATTTAGCCTAACCAGAGAGCTGCATTTGATTAACATCCACCCAGGATAAAGAATATATTTTTCAAACCAGACTTCACAGTTGGCTGTAACCACTGAGATAAAACTCATGTTCATTGTTGAGCTTTTCCAGCTGTAAAAATGATtgctattaccatgttgttacaaAGTGAATACTACACAGAGTCTATGAAGCAGATTTGTTTACACTCCAAATCTTAAACTACATTTTAGGCAGGtaccctagcggttaagagcattgggccaagaaccgaaaggtcgctggtaaTAATCCCCTAGCCGACtagttgaaaaatatgttgatgtgcccttgagcaaggcacttaaccctatttgctcctgtaagtcatgTTGAATAAGACcacctgctaaattactaaaatataaatgtacagTAGGCTAACAGCATGATTCAATTCATCATCTCTGGTTTATAACACATGAAAATAATAGATATTTCAAATCAACATGACAGTTGGTGCAAAGGTTGGATTTTTTTATTCTTTAAAGTAATCAGTGTGGATATAAAGAAATGTTTCTATAAATATAATGTTTTTAGTAACAAACAAATGCAGAATAACAGAATGAAACATAATAGATGTCAAAGGCAtgaacatgttgtttaatagAGAGCCATCCATGCATTTAGGGTAAAATAACTGTCATGCATTTGACAAGAACATAACAGAAGATGTTTGAGGTGGGGAAAGATCACGGTGTCTTCCTTTATAAAGCCTAAAGACAGCTGCTCATCCTGCATGGTTAGCACCCACACACACGAGCAtgtgtgcacacacaaacacaagcacgCACTTAACCAGGAGAGAAATGACTCAGGGGTGAAAGGGGACTGCTTCAAGCTGCCACCTGGgacaattgtaaaaaaaaaaaaaaaaaaaaaacggccaCATTTTGCCAACAATTACCTTGTGGGGAATATTCATTTTCTGACTCTGATTACCCGTAGGTCTGAAAATTACAAAACGCACTGTCCTATCTCCTTCAATTATGAATTTGTTTTCAGTTTTTATAAGCCAATTATACAGCCGGCTGTAGAGTAGGCTACTGCGTATTTCAACTTGTTCATTAGTGAAGGATTGGtatttctgctgtctgtctgtgagaaaGCATTAGGGGTGCAGCTGATGTGTTATGTAACCCACCTCTGAGTCTGAGCTGTCTCTGTCCAGCATTCTGTATTCCCCTAGCCTGGTCCAAGACCTGATTGTGCTGTCCTGCCTACTCCTATGGTCCTTCGGggatggcaagacagcacaatcagatctgggaccaggctagtattTCTCCTCAAAGTGCTCAAAAAGGTAAACAAAAGGCACAAACAAGGTGTGTCTGTTCTGTGTTAATAGGCAGCAAGGATATCTGAAACACataaacaaaatgttgaaaagatCCTGCAAATGGTTTACTTTCATTCTATTAAAATATTTTGTTGTAATCACCAAAATATGGCTTTTAACTTTGGTGAAAGTATTCAGGCTAAATGTTCTCATCCTAGCTTAAAGTACTGTGGGTTATCAAAACATGTGTATTTGGAGGATTCATGTCATGTAGGCTACACAGTACATGTGCACACAATACCAAACCTATACCCACTTTCTTGTTATAAAAATGCTGACTGTACTTTTAACCCTCAAATCCAAGGCATTTAGAAATATGTTGAACACATAATCCCAAACCTATACCTCGTTTTAAAATACATGTTGATTGTATTTTTAACCTTCAAATCCCAGGCATTTAGAAATATGTTGAACACATAATCCCAAACCTATACCTCGTTTTAAAATACATGTTGATTGTATTTTTAACCTTCAAATCCCAGGCATTTAGAAATATGTTGAATAGAAGAGAACAGTTGGACAGAAAGAACAGCAGTATAATGGGGGATAAGGACCCACGAGGAAGCAATTGTTTTTCACAGAACTCTGCTGCTTAGAATAGAAACCATGTTCCGAGCCAGTCTACTGATCAAACACAGCTACAACCCTCTCCCAGCAGTGACCAAGCCAACTCAGGTCCTAAGACAACCACATCCTTAATGCTAAATGCTCAGGCAGCTGGCTCTTTATCACCAAGGTCCATTTCCATTATGCCCAAAGTGTCAAATAAATGTTGGTTTTAATAGAGGGAAACAACTAAAAAAGAGAATTTTGATCtttaaatacaaatatatactTACAAAAATCTCACAAAATGTTTTATGTACAATAGAAACATCATGTACCAATGAGTGTCTCTGCATGGCAATTAAGTCCAAAAACGATTATCATTCATTCAGTCTGTAAATAAACAGTTTTTTATGTGTGTGGGGGACACCCATCATAGGCTACAGTACATCCAGAGGTCTcaccccactcagaccactcacaccgtggtctctccctgtctgttgttAGCCAGTCTTGTATAAAACCTCTTCCAGGAGTTGAGGGTCTTCCCAGACCAGATCCAGAACCCGGACGTTATCCCCACGATCAGAGTCATGAGGTACTTGATCATGAAGACGGTGAAGTCGGGGCTCATGTTGGGGTGTGGGTGGGCCGGACAGGGCACGGCATACGTCTTACACGTCTGGCTGATCCACGTCCTCTCCCACTGCTCCCGGAAGGCCTGCTCGTAGAAGTAGCAGGCGATGACGATGGTGGCGGGGACGGTGTAGAGCACGCTGAAGATCCCTATCCTCACCATCAGCTTCTCCAGCTTCTCCGTCTTGGTGCCGTCGTGCTTCATGATGGTTCTGATCCGGAACAGAGACACGAAGCCGGCCAGGAGGAACGAGGTGCCGATGAAGAGGTAGACAAAGAGCGGTGCCAGGACGAAGCCTCGGAGAGCGTCCACGCTGTTGATGCCCACGAAGCACACGCCGCTAAGGACATCCCCGTCCACCTGGCCCACCGCCAGGATAGTGATGGTCTTAATGGCGGGCACAGCCCACGCCGCCAGGTGGAAGTACTGCGAGTTGGCCTCGATGGCTTCGTGACCCCACTTCATCCCTGCTGCCAGGAACCAGGTGAGGGCCAGGATGACCCACCAGATGGAGCTGGCCATGCTGAAAAAATACAACATCATGAAGAGGATGGTACATCCCTCCTTTTTGGTACCCTGCACCACAGTCCTAATGTCGTTGTCAAACCTGTCATTGCAAACCACCTTGTCCTCAAGGAGAAATCCAGCTATGTAGGCAATGGATACCATGGTATAGCAACCTGATAGGAAGATAATAGGACGCTCAGGGTAGCTGAAGCGTTTCATGTCCACCAGATAGGTTAGAACGGTAAATAACGTGGATGCACAACATAACACGGACCAGATTACTATCCATATACTGGCGAATTTTAACTCTTCCTCGCTGAAGTACATCATTCCGTTAGATTTCTTTGGCTCGCACGGTGCGCCACAGTCATCCTCACCGAGAAAACGGTAATTCAAATAAGTGGGTACTTTCAGCGAAGCCGGGCACTTGAACTGTCCTTTTACAATCCCAGTATCATGCGGAGGCTCCGTTACATCGGGGGTGGGATTGACCGGTGTGCTTTGACCCGACATATTCTGCCCGACGCACAGCTCGCCCGCTCCGTGAACCGGGAAAGACTCGCACACGAGCCTTTCCGGCCACTGAAAACCGAATTTGTTCATGAGCGCCTCGCAGCCCTGTCTCGCCCTCTCGCACAGTGACCTGCACGGGGGAAGCGCCTGCTCAAGCACGGTGCATACAGGCGCATACATGGAGCAGAGGAAAAACTTTAAATCAGGAGAACACTGAACTTTCACAAGCGGATAAAACTGGTGTACCTCGAGCCCTGCGTCCTCCTGGTTTGTGTGTCCTAGTAAATTTGGCATGATGGTCTCGTTGTATGCGATGTCCGTACAAAGTGGAATAGAAATCGGTTGGCAAAAGCCGTGCTCCGGAATAGACATTCCCCGGTCACCATACTGTCCATTTACCCTTATAGATCCTAAACCGATCAATAAAAACACCTGCAAAAATATACACAGTACTCTGTTGTAATCCATTGCGAAAGCATTATGCACCGCCACAGACATACTTTCTTTGCGGTTTCTTCCAAAACTAGCTAGCTCGCCAGCTAGCGAGAAACTACTTCCCCGCTCCCTTTCTTTGTTGGGTTTTTCTTTCCTTGTAAATGTACTCCCTTCCTGCGTAACTTTTGGTTGTTTTTGCTTCTCCCCGTCGTTGCGCAGAGATGTTGAAGGTCccccaaaataaaaaaatatcgcTGACAGAATTTTGAGAAAAAAATCCGACCTACTATACACAACACACAGGTCCGGACTCCGCAACGTTCTTCTGCTGCTCTAGCTGCCCGACAAACCTGAtagcctctctctgctctgcgcCGTTGAAACCTGTTTCCAGCCGCCCTGCCGTCTCAGTGagccgtctctctctcctccatatgGAAAAAAGGGTTGGACTAACAGATGCAAGGTTTAGGGATCGTCTACAATTGCTCATCTTGTGTATGGCTCTCGATTTTTGACTGATGAGTTTCAATGTCTTAGTTCTATAGCCCGAAACAATATTAAATATTTTATATAAGAATTATGCCCTTATAAATAGGCCTATGATATTCTGAAAGCCACATCTAGGACTACTGATGGAAAAGGAAAGACTATTTTACAAATCTGACAGTAGGCCTGCTGTTTATATGAGCTAACCCTTTACCCTTAACTTCTATGTTCATTAAAACTGTGAGGTATTGACTCAGAGATATCCTATTAGACCTCCTCAAATAGCCTACTATTGCAACAGTCCAGACCCCTTGATATTACCATCCAGTAAAACTGTGTGTGACTGTAAAACACACTAAAGAAATGCCATGTGCTTTCCATATTACAAATGAGTATAGCCTAAATGGATATTTTAGAGAGAGAAGAACAACCAGCATCATTATAATCGGTCTCCCCTTTCAACCATAATGTCGTCTCCACCGTTAGGCCCTAGGGACAGGGATGAAAGTGGTTTGTCACCACGAGCCTTTGGGATCAGAGGGGTTTCAAACCCAGCTCCCACAGTGGTGCGCGCAGAGGGAAcagtgggagggagagacactgtctagaggagaacaggaaggaaaccgtgagagagaaaaagatagagagagagaccctgtGTAGAACACcaaaggaaggaagagagaaacTCCACTACAGTGAGCTTAACAGGGCTGTCCTGCCCCCCTTGACTTTCAGAGAGTCTATCATCTCTCATTTGTcatcaactgtactgtactgtaccttactgttcacTAGAGATATATTAGATAATGTAAGGCTGTTTATTGAACAGTAACAGTATCATAACAACATAAATAATAATCAAATCAACTACTGTTGCAACCATTAATAACACTATGACCAGTTATAGCACATCAATAATATGATTAGGCCAAGAGATATGCATCAAAACGTATTTCTAGTTATCAACCTGTGGttatgtgtgtggttatgtgtgtggttatgtgtgcACAGGAGTCACAGAGCACTCTCTATTGAGAATTCAAAACAA
It encodes:
- the LOC129837427 gene encoding frizzled-1-like, with the translated sequence MSVAVHNAFAMDYNRVLCIFLQVFLLIGLGSIRVNGQYGDRGMSIPEHGFCQPISIPLCTDIAYNETIMPNLLGHTNQEDAGLEVHQFYPLVKVQCSPDLKFFLCSMYAPVCTVLEQALPPCRSLCERARQGCEALMNKFGFQWPERLVCESFPVHGAGELCVGQNMSGQSTPVNPTPDVTEPPHDTGIVKGQFKCPASLKVPTYLNYRFLGEDDCGAPCEPKKSNGMMYFSEEELKFASIWIVIWSVLCCASTLFTVLTYLVDMKRFSYPERPIIFLSGCYTMVSIAYIAGFLLEDKVVCNDRFDNDIRTVVQGTKKEGCTILFMMLYFFSMASSIWWVILALTWFLAAGMKWGHEAIEANSQYFHLAAWAVPAIKTITILAVGQVDGDVLSGVCFVGINSVDALRGFVLAPLFVYLFIGTSFLLAGFVSLFRIRTIMKHDGTKTEKLEKLMVRIGIFSVLYTVPATIVIACYFYEQAFREQWERTWISQTCKTYAVPCPAHPHPNMSPDFTVFMIKYLMTLIVGITSGFWIWSGKTLNSWKRFYTRLANNRQGETTV